Proteins encoded together in one Salarchaeum sp. JOR-1 window:
- a CDS encoding 30S ribosomal protein S9, whose protein sequence is MVTNTSGKKKTAVARATVSDGEGRVRINSTPVELVEPEVARLKMLEPFRIAGDDLRDEVDVDVTVNGGGFAGQADAVRTAIARGIVEFRNDAELRDAFMEFDRSLLVNDVRQRESKKWGGPGARARYQKSYR, encoded by the coding sequence ATGGTAACCAACACGAGCGGAAAGAAGAAGACCGCCGTCGCACGGGCGACCGTGAGCGACGGCGAGGGTCGTGTTCGAATCAACTCCACGCCCGTCGAGCTCGTCGAACCCGAGGTCGCGCGCCTGAAGATGCTGGAGCCGTTCCGCATCGCCGGCGACGACCTCCGTGACGAGGTCGACGTGGACGTGACCGTGAACGGCGGCGGGTTCGCCGGACAGGCTGACGCCGTCCGCACCGCCATCGCGCGCGGCATCGTGGAGTTCCGGAACGACGCTGAGCTCCGTGACGCGTTCATGGAGTTCGACCGGTCGCTGCTCGTGAACGACGTGCGGCAGCGCGAGTCCAAGAAGTGGGGCGGCCCGGGCGCTCGGGCGCGCTACCAGAAGTCCTACCGCTGA
- the rpsB gene encoding 30S ribosomal protein S2: MSENEEELEPEESTEADAAEAASEEEAVEADTEDAAEDAPAAEPTESAEDVMSDAEADLLIPVEDYLGAGVHIGTQQKTEDMDRFIHRVRTDGLYVLDVAKTDERIRTAADFLANYDPEQVLVTSSRQYGRFPAEKFAEAVGARARTGRFIPGTLTNPQYDGYIEPDVLVVTDPIGDAQAVKEAITVGIPVIAMCDSNNQTSNVDLVVPTNNKGRRALSVVYWLLANETLDRRGAEPAYALEDFESEI; this comes from the coding sequence ATGAGCGAGAACGAAGAAGAACTCGAACCCGAAGAATCGACCGAGGCCGACGCGGCCGAGGCCGCGTCCGAGGAGGAAGCCGTCGAGGCCGACACCGAGGACGCCGCCGAGGACGCTCCGGCCGCAGAACCGACGGAGTCGGCGGAGGACGTCATGAGCGACGCCGAAGCCGACCTCCTCATTCCCGTCGAGGACTACCTCGGCGCTGGCGTCCACATCGGTACCCAGCAGAAGACCGAGGACATGGACCGGTTCATCCACCGCGTCCGCACCGACGGCCTGTACGTGCTCGACGTCGCGAAGACGGACGAGCGCATCCGCACGGCCGCGGACTTCCTCGCGAACTACGACCCCGAGCAGGTGCTCGTCACCTCCAGCCGTCAGTACGGCCGGTTCCCCGCGGAGAAGTTCGCGGAAGCGGTCGGCGCGCGCGCTCGAACGGGCCGCTTCATCCCGGGGACGCTCACGAACCCCCAGTACGACGGCTACATCGAGCCGGACGTGCTCGTCGTCACTGACCCAATCGGCGACGCGCAGGCGGTGAAGGAAGCCATCACGGTCGGCATCCCCGTCATCGCCATGTGTGACTCGAACAACCAGACCAGTAACGTCGACCTCGTCGTCCCGACGAACAACAAGGGCCGTCGCGCCCTCAGCGTCGTCTACTGGCTGCTCGCGAACGAGACGCTCGACCGCCGCGGCGCGGAACCGGCGTACGCCCTCGAGGACTTCGAGAGCGAAATCTAG
- a CDS encoding DNA-directed RNA polymerase subunit N, whose protein sequence is MMVPVRCFSCGKVIGEHWEEFKARAASKEGDEDPEEVLDDLGLDRYCCRRMFVSHQDLVDVVSPYQ, encoded by the coding sequence ATGATGGTACCAGTCCGGTGTTTCAGTTGCGGTAAAGTCATCGGCGAACACTGGGAGGAGTTCAAGGCGCGAGCCGCCTCCAAGGAGGGTGACGAAGACCCCGAGGAAGTCCTCGACGACCTCGGGCTCGACCGCTACTGCTGCCGGCGGATGTTCGTCAGCCACCAGGATCTCGTGGACGTCGTGAGCCCCTACCAATGA
- a CDS encoding DNA-directed RNA polymerase subunit K, with translation MRGEYNRYEKARIIGARALQVSYGAPVLVDTDQTEPILIAAEEYDADVLPFTVRREQ, from the coding sequence ATGAGGGGAGAGTACAACCGCTACGAGAAGGCCCGAATCATCGGTGCGCGAGCGCTGCAGGTGTCCTACGGGGCGCCCGTGCTCGTCGACACCGACCAGACGGAGCCGATCCTCATCGCGGCCGAGGAGTACGACGCGGACGTCCTCCCGTTCACGGTTCGGAGAGAGCAATGA
- the mvk gene encoding mevalonate kinase — protein sequence MSTTASAPGKVYLFGEHAVVYGEPAVPCAIERRASVTVEAREDDRLRVSADDLSLDGFTVEYSGSSDERPDVDVPTPLIEAAFGYVDAAVSQARDAADAPDAGFNVEIESDIPLGAGLGSSAAVAVAGIAAATAELGCDLDAREIAERAYQVEYDVQEGQASRADTFCSAMGGAVRVEGGDCRTLDTPDLPFVVGYDGTSHDTGELVSGVRKLKEEYGFAGDTVAAIGDLVRQGEDALTDGDLAELGRLMDFNHGLLAALGVSGRSLDNMVWAARDGGALGAKLTGAGGGGCIVALDGERGTKTALSLTPDCTRAFRAELAQDGVRVE from the coding sequence ATGTCGACTACTGCGAGCGCTCCCGGCAAAGTCTACCTGTTCGGGGAGCACGCCGTCGTCTACGGGGAGCCGGCGGTCCCGTGCGCTATCGAGCGCCGGGCGTCCGTCACGGTGGAGGCGCGGGAGGACGACCGCCTCCGGGTGAGCGCGGACGACCTCTCGCTGGACGGATTCACCGTGGAGTACAGCGGGTCGAGCGACGAGCGGCCGGACGTGGACGTGCCGACGCCGCTCATCGAGGCGGCGTTCGGGTACGTTGACGCCGCGGTGTCGCAGGCGCGGGACGCGGCTGACGCGCCGGACGCGGGGTTCAACGTCGAGATCGAGAGCGACATCCCGCTCGGTGCCGGACTGGGGTCGTCCGCGGCGGTCGCCGTCGCGGGTATCGCCGCCGCGACCGCGGAACTCGGCTGCGACCTCGACGCGCGCGAGATAGCCGAACGCGCCTACCAGGTGGAGTACGACGTGCAGGAGGGACAAGCCTCGCGCGCGGACACCTTCTGTTCGGCGATGGGCGGCGCGGTGCGCGTCGAGGGCGGCGACTGCCGGACGCTCGACACGCCCGACCTCCCGTTCGTCGTCGGCTACGACGGCACGAGCCACGACACCGGCGAGCTCGTTTCCGGCGTCCGAAAACTCAAGGAGGAGTACGGCTTCGCGGGGGACACCGTCGCCGCCATCGGCGACCTCGTCCGGCAGGGCGAGGACGCGCTCACGGACGGCGACCTCGCCGAGCTCGGCCGCCTCATGGACTTCAACCACGGCCTGCTCGCGGCGCTCGGCGTCTCCGGGCGATCCCTCGATAACATGGTGTGGGCGGCGCGGGACGGCGGCGCGCTCGGCGCGAAACTCACGGGCGCGGGCGGCGGCGGCTGTATCGTCGCGCTGGACGGCGAGCGCGGGACGAAGACCGCGCTCTCGCTGACGCCGGACTGCACGCGGGCGTTCCGCGCGGAGCTCGCCCAAGACGGGGTGCGTGTCGAGTGA
- a CDS encoding 30S ribosomal protein S13, translating to MSAEDHQEPDEDEELQYFVRIGQTDLDGTKTVERALAELDGLGRRTARIVADNSGVDRSATFGRLDDDEIEAVVESVEGFADEVPDWLTNRRNDFYTGETEHVTGNDVELTRNQDVNRMRMIRSYKGVRHERGQKVRGQRTKSTGRTEGTIGVNVEELREEAEEEAAAEEAGE from the coding sequence ATGAGTGCAGAAGACCACCAAGAACCGGACGAAGACGAGGAACTCCAGTACTTCGTCCGCATCGGTCAGACGGACCTCGACGGCACCAAGACCGTCGAGCGCGCCCTCGCCGAACTCGACGGTCTCGGTCGACGCACCGCGCGGATCGTCGCCGACAACTCCGGCGTCGACCGCTCGGCGACGTTCGGCCGACTCGACGACGACGAGATCGAAGCCGTCGTCGAGTCCGTCGAGGGCTTCGCTGACGAGGTTCCCGACTGGCTGACGAACCGACGCAACGACTTCTACACCGGCGAGACCGAACACGTCACCGGAAACGACGTCGAACTCACGCGGAATCAGGACGTCAACCGGATGCGGATGATTCGGTCCTACAAGGGCGTGCGTCACGAGCGCGGACAGAAGGTCCGCGGTCAGCGCACCAAGTCCACCGGTCGTACCGAGGGCACCATCGGCGTGAACGTCGAGGAGCTCCGCGAAGAAGCCGAAGAAGAAGCAGCGGCCGAGGAGGCTGGTGAATAA
- the eno gene encoding phosphopyruvate hydratase, which produces MTRIESVRLRTVLDSRGNPTVEADVHTESGGHGRAAAPSGASTGEYEAIELPAEEAVAAAREHAVPRLEGRAFAADQREVDQALHAADGTDDFSTIGANSAVAISMAAAKAGADVLGAPLYQHLGGAFRGRNYPVPLGNVIGGGEHAADATHIQEFLAAPVGAPNVRDAVFANAAVHETVGELLTERGTPAAKGDEGAWAPSISDADAFELMAEAVDEVEDAFGFDIEFGLDVAGAELYDADEDAYVYGDTTRSTEEQIEYIADLVDEYGLVYVEDPLDEDDYDAFADLTDRVGDRTLVCGDDLFVTNTNRLREGIEQGAANSILVKPNQIGTLSDAFDAIELAVESSYTPVVSHRSGETEDATIAHLAVAADAPFIKTGTVGGERTAKLNELIRIADEAL; this is translated from the coding sequence ATGACGCGCATCGAGTCGGTTCGGCTGCGGACGGTGCTCGACTCCCGCGGGAATCCGACCGTCGAGGCGGACGTGCACACCGAGAGCGGTGGGCACGGGCGCGCGGCGGCGCCGTCGGGCGCGAGCACTGGCGAGTACGAGGCCATCGAACTTCCGGCGGAGGAAGCCGTGGCCGCGGCTCGCGAGCACGCGGTTCCCCGGCTCGAAGGACGGGCGTTCGCCGCCGACCAGCGCGAGGTCGATCAGGCCTTGCACGCGGCGGACGGTACCGACGACTTCTCCACTATCGGCGCGAACTCCGCGGTCGCTATCAGCATGGCGGCGGCGAAGGCCGGCGCCGACGTGCTCGGTGCGCCGCTCTACCAGCACCTCGGCGGCGCGTTCCGCGGGCGGAACTATCCGGTTCCGCTCGGCAACGTCATCGGCGGCGGCGAGCACGCCGCTGACGCGACCCACATTCAGGAGTTCCTCGCGGCACCTGTCGGCGCTCCGAACGTTCGGGACGCCGTGTTCGCGAACGCCGCCGTCCACGAGACGGTCGGCGAACTCCTCACTGAGCGCGGCACGCCCGCGGCGAAAGGCGACGAGGGCGCGTGGGCGCCCTCGATCAGCGACGCCGATGCGTTCGAGTTGATGGCGGAAGCCGTCGACGAAGTCGAGGACGCGTTCGGGTTCGACATCGAGTTCGGACTCGACGTGGCCGGCGCGGAGCTGTACGACGCCGACGAGGACGCGTACGTGTACGGCGACACGACTCGCTCCACCGAGGAGCAGATCGAGTACATCGCCGACCTCGTCGACGAGTACGGTCTCGTGTACGTCGAGGATCCGCTCGACGAGGACGACTACGACGCGTTCGCAGACCTCACGGATCGCGTGGGCGACCGAACGCTCGTCTGCGGCGACGACCTGTTCGTCACGAACACGAACCGTCTCCGAGAGGGCATCGAGCAGGGTGCCGCGAACAGCATCCTCGTGAAGCCGAACCAGATCGGGACCCTCAGCGACGCGTTCGACGCCATCGAACTCGCCGTCGAATCCAGTTACACGCCCGTCGTGTCGCACCGGAGCGGCGAGACGGAGGACGCGACCATCGCACACCTCGCCGTCGCCGCGGACGCCCCGTTCATCAAGACGGGAACCGTGGGCGGCGAGCGAACCGCTAAGCTGAACGAACTCATCCGCATCGCGGACGAAGCCCTATGA
- a CDS encoding DNA-directed RNA polymerase subunit D, producing the protein MATDFDVEFIDHGDRESRFLVRNATPAFANGIRRAIIADVPTLSIDSVRFVENSSVMFDEQLALRLGLVPLTTPEGEFEEGEGVTLALDVEGPGVAYSGDLVSDDPQVEPADKNVPIIELKEDQRLELEADAVLGRGRDHAKHQGGVGVGYRHLQRVEVVGDADEYAEDEPEIVRGVLEDDGELVPTEEFDHDLTQRYEGKEVELHDVPGAFVFHVESDGSMAVDELVLRAVNSLSSRADELEQAVQL; encoded by the coding sequence ATGGCAACTGACTTCGACGTCGAATTCATCGACCACGGCGACCGGGAATCCCGCTTCCTCGTTCGGAACGCGACGCCCGCGTTCGCGAACGGCATCCGCCGGGCTATCATCGCGGACGTCCCGACGCTCTCCATCGACAGCGTGCGGTTCGTCGAGAACTCGAGCGTGATGTTCGACGAACAGCTCGCGCTCCGGTTGGGCCTCGTGCCGCTCACGACGCCCGAGGGCGAGTTCGAGGAGGGCGAGGGCGTCACGCTCGCGCTCGACGTCGAGGGTCCCGGGGTCGCCTACTCGGGCGACCTCGTCTCCGACGACCCGCAGGTCGAACCCGCGGACAAGAACGTCCCCATCATCGAGCTGAAGGAAGACCAGCGGCTGGAACTCGAAGCGGACGCCGTTCTCGGCCGGGGCCGCGACCACGCCAAACACCAGGGCGGCGTGGGCGTCGGCTACCGCCACCTCCAGCGCGTCGAAGTCGTCGGTGACGCGGACGAGTACGCCGAGGACGAACCCGAAATCGTTCGGGGCGTCCTCGAGGACGACGGCGAACTCGTCCCCACCGAGGAGTTCGACCACGACCTCACCCAGCGCTACGAGGGCAAGGAGGTCGAACTCCACGACGTGCCGGGCGCGTTCGTCTTCCACGTCGAGTCCGACGGCTCGATGGCCGTCGACGAACTGGTGCTCCGCGCCGTGAACTCCCTGAGTTCGCGCGCGGACGAACTCGAACAGGCAGTCCAACTATAA
- a CDS encoding NtaA/DmoA family FMN-dependent monooxygenase (This protein belongs to a clade of FMN-dependent monooxygenases, within a broader family of flavin-dependent oxidoreductases, the luciferase-like monooxygenase (LMM) family, some of whose members use coenzyme F420 rather than FMN.): MSDDATLDLLAYANCSHSPAVEDAWRLPEHRQPDGYRDLDFWQSLARRLDGAFSALFFADAYNVANTYEDSIRPTVRHGEQLPENDPLPLLPALAAATDTLGLVTTASTSFYPPYLLAKKLSSIDDLTDGRLGWNVVTSSGRLEFENVVGEYVPHDERYNRADDHLRACYALWMDSWDDDAVVRDAATGTYADPDRVRFIDHDGPHHRVRGPHMTAPTPQRTPVVFQAGQSERGREFAAEHAEATFAFHLTRDSLADATRDLDARARDHGRTIDDIRVYPAITPYVAPTDAAAAAYRDRVIDAIDPETGLVRLSNHLNHDYSQYDRDARLENISVEGIRGALNAFLRDDREWTVGDAAARYARYPTPEFVGTPESVADELEDWMDAGADGFVVMAPVVPKTFTDVIDYLIPELDDRGLAPSPAGDTLRETLGFDGPRPASTHPSRD, from the coding sequence ATGTCCGACGACGCGACGCTCGACCTGCTCGCGTACGCCAACTGCAGTCACTCCCCGGCGGTCGAAGACGCGTGGCGCCTCCCCGAACACCGCCAGCCGGACGGCTACCGCGACCTCGACTTCTGGCAGTCTCTCGCCCGCCGCCTCGACGGCGCGTTCAGCGCGCTGTTCTTCGCGGACGCCTACAACGTCGCCAACACCTACGAGGACAGCATCCGCCCCACCGTCCGCCACGGCGAACAACTCCCAGAGAACGACCCGCTCCCCCTCCTCCCCGCCCTCGCCGCCGCCACCGACACCCTCGGCCTCGTCACCACCGCCTCCACGTCCTTCTATCCGCCCTACCTTCTCGCGAAGAAACTCTCCAGCATCGACGACCTCACTGACGGCCGCCTCGGCTGGAACGTCGTCACCTCAAGCGGCCGACTCGAATTTGAGAACGTCGTCGGCGAGTACGTCCCCCACGACGAACGCTACAACCGCGCCGACGACCACCTCCGCGCCTGCTACGCCCTCTGGATGGACTCCTGGGACGACGACGCCGTCGTCCGCGACGCCGCCACCGGCACCTACGCCGACCCCGACCGCGTCCGGTTCATCGACCACGACGGCCCCCACCACCGCGTCCGCGGCCCGCACATGACCGCGCCCACGCCCCAGCGCACGCCCGTCGTCTTCCAGGCCGGGCAGTCCGAACGCGGCCGCGAGTTCGCCGCCGAACACGCCGAAGCCACCTTCGCCTTCCACCTCACCCGCGACTCGCTCGCGGACGCCACCCGCGACCTCGACGCGCGCGCCCGCGATCACGGCCGCACCATCGACGACATCCGCGTCTATCCCGCCATCACGCCGTACGTCGCCCCAACCGACGCGGCCGCCGCCGCGTACCGCGACCGCGTCATCGACGCCATCGATCCGGAGACCGGCCTCGTTCGCCTCTCGAACCACCTCAACCACGACTACAGCCAGTACGACCGCGACGCCCGCCTCGAAAACATCTCCGTCGAAGGCATCCGCGGCGCGCTCAACGCCTTCCTCCGCGACGACCGCGAGTGGACGGTCGGCGACGCCGCCGCCCGCTACGCCCGCTACCCCACGCCCGAGTTCGTCGGCACCCCCGAATCCGTCGCGGACGAACTCGAAGACTGGATGGACGCCGGCGCGGACGGCTTCGTCGTCATGGCCCCTGTCGTCCCCAAGACGTTCACCGACGTGATCGACTACCTCATCCCCGAACTCGACGACCGCGGCCTCGCCCCGTCGCCCGCGGGCGACACGCTCCGCGAAACGCTCGGGTTCGACGGCCCTCGGCCGGCCAGCACCCACCCCTCACGGGACTGA
- a CDS encoding 50S ribosomal protein L18e codes for MSKTSPRLSSLIAELKSVSRDEGADVWGDVAERLQKPRRTHAEVNLSRIERYANEDETVVVPGKVLGSGVLQKSVTVAAVDFSGSAETKIEHADGETVQLEQAVQQNPEGSNVRVIR; via the coding sequence ATGAGTAAGACGAGTCCACGACTCAGCAGTCTCATCGCCGAGCTGAAGTCCGTCTCTCGCGACGAGGGCGCGGACGTCTGGGGCGACGTCGCGGAACGGCTGCAGAAGCCGCGCCGGACGCACGCAGAGGTGAACCTGAGTCGCATCGAACGGTACGCGAACGAGGACGAAACCGTCGTCGTACCCGGCAAAGTGCTCGGGTCCGGCGTGCTCCAGAAATCCGTCACGGTCGCCGCTGTCGACTTCTCCGGCAGCGCGGAGACGAAGATTGAGCACGCGGATGGCGAAACCGTCCAGCTAGAACAGGCAGTCCAACAGAACCCCGAAGGGTCGAACGTCCGGGTGATCCGATGA
- a CDS encoding 50S ribosomal protein L13, producing MSLAEFDADIVVDAGDCIMGRVASNVAELALDGESVAVVNAEQAVITGNKEATFATYRKRAELGSDSGPYYPKRPDGIFKRAVRGMLPYKQDRGREAFENVRIYVGNHTDEDGEVLDGTSLDRLSNIKFVTLADVSEELGANVTW from the coding sequence ATGAGTCTCGCAGAGTTCGACGCGGACATCGTCGTCGACGCCGGCGACTGCATCATGGGTCGCGTCGCTTCGAACGTCGCTGAGCTCGCTCTCGACGGCGAATCCGTCGCCGTTGTGAACGCCGAGCAGGCGGTCATCACGGGGAACAAGGAAGCGACGTTCGCGACCTACCGGAAACGCGCGGAACTCGGATCCGACTCGGGTCCGTACTACCCGAAGCGGCCGGACGGCATCTTCAAGCGCGCGGTGCGCGGGATGCTTCCGTACAAACAGGATCGCGGTCGCGAGGCGTTCGAGAACGTCCGTATCTACGTCGGGAACCACACCGACGAGGACGGCGAAGTTCTCGACGGCACCTCGCTCGACCGCCTGTCGAACATCAAGTTCGTCACTCTCGCAGACGTGTCCGAAGAACTCGGTGCTAACGTCACATGGTAA
- a CDS encoding 30S ribosomal protein S4 — protein sequence MALPGENTKFYETPNHPYQGERIAEESDLLGRYGLKNKEELWRAQSELRSYRREARDLLGTMNKEEREGEEFLARLKRIGILGETDELDAVLSLDVTDVLERRLQTVAYRKGLANTPKQARQFLTHGHITVDGHRVTAPSYKVEVAEEDAIEFDETSPLTDELHPARADNQE from the coding sequence ATGGCGCTTCCCGGAGAGAACACCAAGTTCTACGAGACGCCGAACCACCCCTATCAGGGCGAGCGCATCGCCGAGGAGTCCGACCTCCTCGGCCGCTACGGCCTGAAGAACAAAGAAGAGCTCTGGCGTGCGCAGTCCGAACTGCGCTCGTACCGCCGCGAGGCGCGTGACCTCCTCGGAACCATGAACAAGGAGGAGCGAGAGGGCGAGGAGTTCCTCGCTCGACTGAAGCGCATCGGCATCCTCGGCGAGACGGACGAACTCGACGCCGTCCTGTCGCTGGACGTGACCGACGTGCTCGAACGCCGCCTCCAGACGGTCGCGTACCGCAAGGGCCTCGCGAACACGCCCAAGCAGGCGCGACAGTTCCTCACTCACGGCCACATCACGGTCGACGGCCACCGCGTTACCGCGCCGTCGTACAAGGTCGAGGTCGCGGAGGAGGACGCCATCGAGTTCGACGAAACCAGCCCGCTCACGGACGAGCTTCACCCCGCGCGAGCGGACAATCAGGAGTAA
- a CDS encoding 30S ribosomal protein S11 gives MAEETDDKWGIAHVHASFNNTILTITDETGAETLAKSSGGAVVKQNRDEASPYAAMQMAEKIAEDAKEQGIEGVHVRVRGPGGNLQQNPGPGAQATIRALARAGIEIGRIEDVTPIPHDGTRPPKNSGF, from the coding sequence ATGGCTGAAGAAACAGACGACAAATGGGGCATCGCCCACGTGCACGCCTCGTTCAACAACACGATCCTCACCATCACCGACGAGACGGGCGCAGAGACGCTCGCGAAGTCGAGCGGTGGCGCGGTCGTGAAGCAGAACCGAGACGAGGCGTCGCCGTACGCGGCGATGCAGATGGCGGAGAAGATCGCAGAGGACGCGAAAGAACAGGGCATCGAGGGCGTGCACGTTCGCGTGCGCGGCCCCGGTGGCAACCTCCAGCAGAACCCGGGGCCGGGCGCGCAGGCGACGATTCGTGCGCTCGCCCGTGCCGGTATCGAAATCGGCCGCATCGAGGATGTCACACCTATCCCGCACGACGGGACACGACCCCCCAAGAACTCGGGATTCTAA
- a CDS encoding BCCT family transporter produces MTRLARLFGLESTTVAERLLFALSVALSVALAAAGILYPDAVGGFFASSFAWVTVNAGWWFILLGFALTVFFTWLCVSRYGDLRVGGPDADPEFGTVSWVAMAFTVGYSIAVLFWGVAEPVSIVTSPPPRSPVPGASPESLALAFTFLHDILPGLVAWYLPFAVLFGLVAWQHDNWKASVLLEPLGRPFTHPAVAWLVDVVTVLAIVGGLGTSLGFIGQQLSSIVRVVFGFDASYVTLVLFLAVAVVFVVDVFAGLRRGIQNAARVAVAANVLLTVVLFVLGPTGFILDLGLDAMGVWLSNLARLSLYTAPTSPGNWPQNWTSFWWAWWAAWGVFVGSFVARISKGRTIREVFVGLCIAPAAFLVFQHSVLGGLALAPGNLDPVAAALAADGNAAALSTALTLVPAPRLVGALALLALAGYIVTSLDSAVYMLAAITLGEREPNVRNRAAWGIAMVGVGVMTTFVGGGTTVLESFSTTLALPLTALYVLVAYATYVVAERRYDK; encoded by the coding sequence ATGACGCGACTCGCACGGCTGTTCGGCCTCGAATCGACGACGGTCGCGGAACGACTGCTGTTCGCGCTCTCGGTGGCGCTCTCGGTTGCGCTCGCCGCCGCCGGCATCCTCTACCCCGATGCAGTCGGCGGGTTCTTCGCGAGCAGTTTCGCGTGGGTGACGGTGAACGCGGGCTGGTGGTTCATCCTCCTCGGGTTCGCGCTCACCGTCTTCTTCACGTGGCTCTGCGTCTCCCGATACGGCGACCTGCGCGTCGGCGGACCCGACGCCGACCCCGAGTTCGGAACCGTCTCCTGGGTGGCGATGGCGTTCACCGTCGGCTACTCCATCGCCGTCCTGTTCTGGGGCGTCGCGGAACCCGTCAGCATCGTCACCAGCCCCCCGCCGAGGTCGCCCGTCCCCGGCGCGTCCCCGGAGTCGCTCGCGCTCGCATTCACCTTCCTCCACGACATCCTCCCCGGTCTCGTCGCGTGGTACCTCCCGTTCGCCGTACTCTTTGGACTGGTCGCGTGGCAGCACGACAACTGGAAGGCGAGCGTCCTCCTCGAACCGCTCGGCCGCCCGTTCACCCATCCCGCCGTCGCGTGGCTGGTGGACGTCGTCACCGTGCTCGCCATCGTCGGCGGACTCGGCACCTCCCTCGGGTTCATAGGCCAACAGCTCTCCTCCATCGTCCGCGTCGTCTTCGGCTTCGACGCCAGCTACGTCACCCTCGTCCTGTTCCTCGCCGTCGCCGTCGTCTTCGTCGTGGACGTGTTCGCCGGCCTCCGCCGCGGCATCCAGAACGCCGCCCGGGTCGCCGTCGCCGCGAACGTCCTCCTCACCGTCGTCCTGTTTGTCCTCGGCCCGACCGGGTTCATCCTCGACCTCGGACTGGACGCGATGGGCGTCTGGCTGTCGAACCTCGCCCGGCTCTCGCTCTACACCGCCCCCACCTCGCCCGGAAACTGGCCGCAGAACTGGACGAGCTTCTGGTGGGCGTGGTGGGCCGCCTGGGGCGTGTTCGTCGGGAGTTTCGTCGCGCGCATCTCGAAGGGCCGCACGATACGGGAGGTGTTCGTCGGGCTCTGCATCGCGCCCGCCGCCTTCCTCGTCTTCCAGCACAGCGTCCTCGGCGGCCTCGCGCTCGCCCCCGGGAACCTCGACCCCGTCGCGGCCGCGCTCGCCGCGGACGGGAACGCCGCGGCGCTCAGCACCGCGCTCACGCTCGTCCCCGCCCCGCGGCTTGTCGGCGCGCTCGCGCTCCTCGCGCTGGCCGGCTACATCGTCACCAGCCTCGACTCCGCGGTCTACATGCTCGCCGCCATCACGCTCGGGGAACGCGAGCCGAACGTCCGAAACCGCGCGGCGTGGGGGATCGCGATGGTCGGCGTCGGCGTGATGACGACGTTCGTCGGCGGCGGGACGACCGTCCTCGAATCCTTCTCCACGACGCTCGCCCTCCCGCTCACCGCGCTCTACGTCCTCGTCGCCTACGCCACCTACGTCGTCGCGGAGCGCCGGTACGACAAGTAG